The Sesamum indicum cultivar Zhongzhi No. 13 linkage group LG9, S_indicum_v1.0, whole genome shotgun sequence genome segment ctttaattttgtttcaaatGTAAGTACACCCTCCCAAAagtttctaatatatataccttcatttaatatttgcagaaaattatattgatactACCCCGATGCAAGGTACGATATATTCGGTTGatgcttaattttattgattgattattgatgcaaatataacacttatttaaataaataaatcagttatggtCATTGTTATGACCTAATGACCTTACATTTTCGTCAGTCAAAGTACGACGGTTGGCTAAGTTCCTAACAATAGACAACTTTGGGAATGTCCAAAAGATTTATTCCATCAACagcattaaaaattataaagactTGATTCTAACTAACAAAATTCCTACGATGATTCATTTAAGTTAGATCATGATTTTCCTATAACATAATCAACTATTGTGACATAATCAATCATGCTATGTTGCTACTAATTATTGAActtaaacaaacaattacacggatttgtaagttcaattagctaagcaaatcttcttgataatgaataaCTGACCacattattcataaatcagatgttTGTAGTAAGAGCGCaaagaataacatgaatatcTATTGAACGAAGGTAgtaagcataaattagatctcacaatatttaggaatcaagcaatcaccttAATattgacaagaaaataaaaaaattagcctaacatgttaatggaagaacacacaaAAGATAAGTGGAATTATATTAGCAAATAGGTAATgtattaaaactaaaaagaattcaaaagaTAGAATGATGGATAGAATAATCGATGTCCCATGGAGCTGGAAATGTAATAAATCCATGTAATTAAGAGTATTTTAGCTCAAAAAGAAGGTATAACCATCatcaaaatatgataaattgtGCACttatcaaatacccccacacttaacCTTTTGTTAGTCCTCgagcaaaatcaaaatcagcTACGTATTCAAAGCCCTCTCTATAATTGAACATACTCAAGGCAAGTTGTAACCGTGTGCACAGCAAATAACTCATTTAATAAGATTTTACGCAGTGACCAtcattaaaatcaaacatacaaGACTAGTGGACTCTTCCTCACTGCTTTCCATTCTATCAAGTGTATATGATTTGAGTGTTTTTCTTAATACTTGCTATAACAATGTTTCACCATAAGCTTGCTTATACACCACATCTCCATTACTTTGAAATATGCACAAACATGGATCAAAGGACTTTTTGATTTGCTTATAATGGGGCTTCAATTTGGGGGGTtgaaatttaagtataatgAGGTTAAGCTCCATGAAAATCAATCAGAACACCAAGAAATCGAGTGAACAATGAATCAAATCTCTCAAAAGCTACTCATTTAGTCATTCCATTCCCCAAATTCCTTTGACAACTTCTCGAGCTAtgcctttttatttcttttggagagattttactcttttctttccttttttcttcctcttttttttttttggatggcaagaaaatattttctttttttttttattttctttctatccTCTTTTTACAATAAGTATACAACAAGGTAACACTGTTAGCTCTCATACAGTGTAAAGTCACAATATTGAAACCCCACTCTCATTTCGCGACATAAGCTTTAGAGCAGAAAAATGATAATGTTTAAACCCTCACCTTGTTTTGAGAATCATTCTTTGGAATATACACTCATTTTCGTTAATGTTCTAATGACTCTTAAGAAGGGTCAAAATCAAGAAGTTACTCGGATGAATGCTAGAATAAGATAATATTTCAGGCAATATCCCAGTGTTAAATCCATAAAAGAACGAGAATATATAAGCAGAGGCAAAATTAAACTTCAAGTTACTCCGGCCCCACACGTCCTGAAAAGTATGAATAGTTTTTTAAGCAGTGATCACCCATTCTGATGAATAGCAgtgcataattaattgaaaccGGGAGTTGCTGCAAAGTAAATCCTGGAGTCCTGGGACACTAACTATACAAATCATCTTCGTCAGCTCCACCTGCCGAGGATGCAAATGGGTCAGACCCAGTTGTCGTCCCAGCTGCAGATTCAGCAAACCGGAATTCAGATCCGAACCCACGAGACTGCTGCAAGGTCTGGGCGAAAGCCTGGTACTTGCGTATATCAGCATCACTCACACTTCTACGAGCATATTTCATGGACTCCTCAAAATGAGCAGGCTTGATTTCCGAGAGTTCATCATCAACATCCTCGTCCATGGAGTCAGGATTTTCCCTTCTTCTCCTTTCCCTTTCTATGTCCTGAAACAAGCACCATTTGTCAGAAATGTCGAAAGCTCATCCCTCAACCTCATAGATGCAAATGCCATAGATGATGGCATAATAGAAGGAGATATGTTCATCGGCCTCAGAGGTATTACACTACATCTTAATAACCCCAAAGCAACATCCAAGAAGCCTATTTTGCACAAGAGCCAACCCTACTCTTTTCAGCTGTCATATAGAGAGAACAAAGGAGGGCATGACGAAATCTTAAAGACAGCTAAAGTTACCAATAGATCAGTTAAGCATATATTGGAATAACATGGCGTACCAGCTAGATACTacattttacataaaaaataagccAATTAAGGAGCCTCTTTGGGAGCTTGTTCAAGCTGTGTCTGTTCcccatatattaaataaactgCAAGAAATAGGCTAAACGgttttttccaacaaaataCATCTTGTTAAAGCAAAATTCAACAGTACCAAACATGAAAGCacagaaaaaatttgtttgctAGTTTCCACTCAAAAATAAGTTCTTCAGAGAGCAGGGAAACCAAAAAAGTCCTGTGGCAAATTGACGTACATGTCACAAGTGTAAAAACTCCTTGACTGGCTTACTCAAATCACTCAAACCAAGTTCTAGGCcagcaaattttaaaataaccaTCACAGAAGATGTCTGATCCTGGAATGAAAATcaattctcaaaaaaaaataacactaGGTAACCTGAAAATAGAGATTTTAATCAAGTTGATGATCACACGATTAACTTCAGCAAACCAACCCAAGAATAAGTCATGCAAGGGATTTTAACCAAGTTTGAAGGAACAGAAAAGGATAACCAATGTTATGTATGTGCAGGTCACtgtttaagaagaaaaaaactcGATATCCATTCTTCATCAAACAGTCAGATCCTTTGTCAATCTTGATAACTCCACTATGTTAGTGTTTAGTAAATATTCCGGCAATCTGACTGTGTTGTTCTTAGACACATTAATAAGATATGAATATCCACAGAAGTATGGAGGAAAAGTAATCAAAGAAAGTGGATGAAAGCATACTTTTTCAATATTCTCTCTTATGGCATATTTGCACGCACGTTGACATATTTCTGTGATATCTGCGCCACTAAACCCTTGAGTATACTTGGCAAGAGCTCGCAGGTCAACATCTTTGGAAAGTGGTGATTTTCGGAGGCAGGCTTTGAAGATCTGATGACGAGAATCCTCATCTGGCAGgggaatatatattaactgaTCAAGACGACCTGGACGAAGAAGTGCAGGATCAATTATGTCAGGCCTGTTAGTAGCCCCAATTATGAAAACAGTCTTTTTCGCATTCATGCCATCCATTTCAGTCAGAAGTTGGTTGAGAACTCGGTCAGCAGCACCACCAGCATCTCCAACACTGCTACCTCTCTGTACCAAATACCAAGATTCGTTACCTCTAAGCACTTATTGTTTTTGAGCAAAATATATACACTAATGCAGCTCCCCTTTCTGGTAATTCTTTCTTCTATTACCTTATTTCAGTGCATTATCAAGGTACTTGGCTTTTGGTCGATTGATTCCCTTTTTACTTGTATTAGTATGTGATTAATTCATCACAAAGACAAGTACATGTATGCTAATTAACAACGGGAAAGGGAATAACCTGAGTAGCAATAGAGTCAAGCTCATCAAAGAAGAGAACACATGGAGCAGATTGTCTAGCCTTGTCAAATATTTCACGGACATTAGCTTCACTCTCTCCAAACCACATCGTGAGCAGTTCAGGTCCTTTTACACTGATGAAATTGGCTTGACATTCATTTGCAATTGCCTTGGCTAGTAAAGTTTTACCACATCCAGGAGGACCATAGAAGAGAACACCCTTCGAAGGTGACATAccaaatttttcaaacttctcTGGATGTTCCACAGGATATTGAACCGTCTACAAGATAATAAAGAGGTTAGCAGTAATCAACTTCAACAGTGTAGTACCCTAAGTATAGAGctttgaaattcataattcataTCTGActtgataaatattattacctCCTGAAGCTCCCTCTTGACATTTTCAAGCCCTCCAATATCTTCCCAACTAACATTAGGCACTTCAACAACCTGTTCAACAAATCAGAAGACATAAACgaaaatgaaatatgatagtaaaatgaataaataatgatgATTCGTGGATGCTATTATCGTCCAGCCTTCACTTACTGTCTCACGCAAAGCAGAAGGATTGCTTGTCCCAAGAGCAGTGTGGAAGTGCTCATTTGTAACAGCCATGGAATTCAGTATCTCAGCATCAATTGAATCATCTTCCAAATCAATGACATCCATTTTCTCTCTGATGCACTGGAGCGCAGCTTCAGTGCAGAGAGCTGCAAGATCTGCACCAACATAGCCATGGGTATCTTTTGCTATTCTTTCTAAATCAACCtgcaaaatcataaaactctCATCAGCGTGAGTTAATCAAGTTCAGAGCAGAATTGTGTGTAAATTCTAGGTAGGCGCTGTAGGCCTTACATCATCAGAAAGCTTCATGTTCTTGGTATGAATCCTGAGAACTTCAAGGCGTCCAACTTCATCAGGAACACCAATGTCTATTTCCCTGTCAAACCTACCAAACCTTCTAAGAGCTGGGTCAATGCTGTTTGGCCTGTTAGTTGCCCCCATAACAATAACATGGGCACGAGATTTCAACCCATCCATGAGAGTCAAGAGTTGAGAAACAATCCTCCTCTCGACTTCTCCATGTGTCTTCTCTCGCTTAGGTGCTATTGagtcaatttcatcaataaaaataatagaaggAGCGTTCTTCTCAGCTTCCTCAAATGCCTTCCTCAGATTGCTCTCACTCTCTCCCGCCAATTTGGACATAATTTCTGGCCCATTaatcaaaaagaagaaagcacCAGTTTCGTTGGCAACAGCTCGAGCAATTAAAGTCTTTCCAGAACCTGGGGGCCCATAAAGTAAAATTCCTTTGGGAGGTTTTACACCAATAGATTTGAAAAGCTGTGGATGCCTCAGTGGCAATTCCACCAATTCACGGATTTGTGCCATTTGCTTCCTAACACCACCAACATCATCATAGCCAACCTCATCCAGCCTATCCTCATCTTCTCTCCTCACAGGTTCCCCTTCACAGAAGATCTCAGTATCAGGGGCCACAACACAATACTCCCCTGGGTCAGTCTCAACGACTTTAAATTCCACACTTCTCATACCCCCTCTGACAAGAAAATGATCTCCTTTCCTCACAGGGCGATATGCCTCCAGAAAGTAAGCTGCACAAATGATATTAAAAGTTAACAAGTCTTGCATTCATTTGGTTTCAACCAATATTAATCAGGAAAGAAATAACAACATTAACAAGATTTAAGGGCTTACGTTTGAGATATGCATCAAAAAGATCCCCAGTGAGACCTTCTATTGTATCATCAAAGGGCAGAATGTGTACACGCTTTCCATATTTAACATCTGGGCACTGATGCACAGATACAACATCACCCAGCCGAACCTTCAAATTTGACCTGACAACCTTATTCATCCTAATCTTTGGCTCTTCACATGTCTCATCAGCAAGGGCAATGCAGACTGtatcctttcttttcttaccCTGGAAGCCACCACAAGCAGGATGCTAATgattttagttcataaaaaagaaatgaattgcATCCATAAAGGTCATTGCAAGCATATAGAATCTGTATATATCAAATAGAGAAAACTcaataaagaaagaatcagAACACAGATAACAAATTGTCAGGTAGCTTCTCCTGTTGATATGTCATAAGGACCATAACATCAACACCAACTGATCTTAAAACATTGGTATAACTATGACCATAACATCAACTCCGAAATTGGCCTTAAAACATATGTATAACAGGCAATGTACACAAATAGCAACAAATATAACTTCAAATGCAGCTATCTTAAACACATCCTTGGGGGATAACCATTGTTAAAACACTATGTTAAACACCATAAGAATTCTTGCTTTGGGCCAGTAAAACACCATGGGGGGAGACTTGGCATTTGTGCTCATAAATGGTGAATTCAATTCTGAGCAGAAACATACCACCAAACAAATCAAGGATAAGGTCAAGAGCAGATCAATGACCCCAAGCACAACACAAAAAGTTCTCAATTTAACCATTGTatttatcattctcatttaaCCCAACTTAATCAAACCTAAGatacaaattttcatttgtgaCTTGACTCAAAACTCCATTTTGCACGCAGTATTTCACTCGGATCAAAAGACATACCCTGACTAAacaaattagtaaaaaattccCTCCAAATCCTCTTATAATTCACATTCAGATTTGTAACCAAAATAAGCAAATTCAGCAACGATTCTTCCACTAATGTATTCCTTTATGCAATTTCCCCAACCAAATATATCTAAAACATTATTAccataaaacaagaaaaacccTTTCTAACactaaaaactaaaaacaagAACCGCCGAAACAAAAAACTTAGAACCTTAATCAAGATAGTGTCTCCACGGAAAAGCTGAAGCTTTTCCATGGTAGCGGGGTGGAGTGAAACAACGGAGTTATCGTCGTTGACCGCCTCATCAACAATTAACCGATTCGCAGCCTTTTTGCGCTCCAAAATCGCGGTCGAGAAGTCCTTCTTCCCACTTTTCCTGTCCAAAAGCAGCAAATATCATCAGATTCCCCGCGGCGATTACTCCAaccacaaaaatcaaaaaggaaaaaacaaaataaagcgATCTGAGAATGGAGGCTGGTTGAGTGAGGAACCGATGAGTTAGGGTATACTTACGAGTCCGATGATTCAGCTTGATGACTCATATCTCCAGCGATCTGAGAACAGAGGAATCGAGAATTCAGAGATGCGGTTTCGTTTGGGAGAAGAAAGGGAACAGTAATGAGCTGAAgatataaagatattttttggtgatttatttatatcccTGCACCGCACTGTATTATTAAAGTTGCGGGGCGTAGCGGGTCACTTTAGCGTctattcattaaattaattaattaattaattcattaattttaggtaaaattaaaaactaacacgtttactttttgttctttGGTTCTGTTTCCTCTTAATTGTAATTcatttgtatttgttgtaactaattaatacTGTTTAGTGATATAATTACTATGTTTATATTCTGCACacttattaaatatacatctcaaaaatgaatatatatttcatatacaGATGAATTGACAATAATGCGTCTGTACCTCATTAATATTCGTACATGTGTTTAGACTTCGAGCCCCTCCTATCcgattattcaattttatatattttttaatttaatttatttgatttattgaaTTGTACGGAAGATTTAATTAAGTCtcatttatatgtatattaagttttatttaaattttaagttattcaaatgcaaaataacaaagaaaaatcgTAAGAATGATTTTTATGACTCATCTTCTCCGTTGTTATTAGTATtctatgataatatatttttcttttataactaGTTACCGTTGCACGCAGTTTTCgtgagtatataaaaaaaatttgatgtgagatgatatgaaaaaagattttgcaattaataaatcataactataaattataataaatatgagaaGTAAGTGGAAAAAAGTATGGAGTAGTGGGTAgttaagaggaaaaaaatattgaaattactaatttgatccaaaagttttaaaaaaataaaataaaataaagggtaaatatGGGTTTTAAATACGCCAAAATCGTATAAATGTATGAATGAGATTTGAGCAGGTGTTTGGcctatttttgttatttctttcCTAACTTTTTCCCCCCGAAATTGTATGTACTAAGTTAAGGCAATATTCCCTAGTAATCTCGATTTGTGGTGTCCAAGTAAACTTGGAGCTGAAAACACAATTGGAGCGGAATGCACGTGACCGGCGTAGATAAGATTTCACGCTTAATTCAACGATAACAAGggtgaaataatattattaattattaattatatttttttatttattaatattttaaaatttattaaattaattttaag includes the following:
- the LOC105170741 gene encoding cell division cycle protein 48 homolog → MSHQAESSDSKSGKKDFSTAILERKKAANRLIVDEAVNDDNSVVSLHPATMEKLQLFRGDTILIKGKKRKDTVCIALADETCEEPKIRMNKVVRSNLKVRLGDVVSVHQCPDVKYGKRVHILPFDDTIEGLTGDLFDAYLKPYFLEAYRPVRKGDHFLVRGGMRSVEFKVVETDPGEYCVVAPDTEIFCEGEPVRREDEDRLDEVGYDDVGGVRKQMAQIRELVELPLRHPQLFKSIGVKPPKGILLYGPPGSGKTLIARAVANETGAFFFLINGPEIMSKLAGESESNLRKAFEEAEKNAPSIIFIDEIDSIAPKREKTHGEVERRIVSQLLTLMDGLKSRAHVIVMGATNRPNSIDPALRRFGRFDREIDIGVPDEVGRLEVLRIHTKNMKLSDDVDLERIAKDTHGYVGADLAALCTEAALQCIREKMDVIDLEDDSIDAEILNSMAVTNEHFHTALGTSNPSALRETVVEVPNVSWEDIGGLENVKRELQETVQYPVEHPEKFEKFGMSPSKGVLFYGPPGCGKTLLAKAIANECQANFISVKGPELLTMWFGESEANVREIFDKARQSAPCVLFFDELDSIATQRGSSVGDAGGAADRVLNQLLTEMDGMNAKKTVFIIGATNRPDIIDPALLRPGRLDQLIYIPLPDEDSRHQIFKACLRKSPLSKDVDLRALAKYTQGFSGADITEICQRACKYAIRENIEKDIERERRRRENPDSMDEDVDDELSEIKPAHFEESMKYARRSVSDADIRKYQAFAQTLQQSRGFGSEFRFAESAAGTTTGSDPFASSAGGADEDDLYS